One part of the Lemur catta isolate mLemCat1 chromosome 13, mLemCat1.pri, whole genome shotgun sequence genome encodes these proteins:
- the GJB6 gene encoding gap junction beta-6 protein — translation MDWGTLHTFIGGVNKHSTSIGKVWITVIFIFRVMILVVAAQEVWGDEQEDFVCNTLQPGCKNVCYDHFFPVSHIRLWALQLIFVSTPALLVAMHVAYYRHETARKFRRGEKRNEFKDVEDIKKQKVRIEGSLWWTYASSIFFRIIFEASFMYVFYFLYNGYHLPWVLKCGIDPCPNLVDCFISRPTEKTVFTIFMISASVICMLLNVAELCYLLLKVCFRRSKRAQTQRDHPNHTLKESKQNEMNELISDSGQNAITGFPS, via the coding sequence ATGGACTGGGGGACCCTGCACACGTTCATCGGGGGCGTAAACAAACACTCCACCAGCATTGGGAAGGTGTGGATCACAGTCATCTTTATCTTCCGCGTCATGATCCTTGTGGTGGCTGCCCAGGAAGTGTGGGGTGACGAACAGGAAGACTTTGTCTGCAACACTCTGCAGCCGGGGTGCAAAAACGTGTGCTACGACCACTTCTTCCCGGTGTCCCACATCCGGCTGTGGGCCCTGCAGCTGATCTTCGTGTCCACCCCGGCGCTGCTGGTGGCCATGCACGTGGCCTACTACAGGCACGAAACCGCCCGCAAGTTCAGGCGCGGAGAGAAGAGGAACGAATTCAAAGACGTGGAGGACATTAAAAAGCAGAAGGTTCGGATAGAGGGGTCGCTGTGGTGGACGTACGCCAGCAGCATCTTTTTCCGAATCATCTTCGAGGCCTCCTTTATGTAcgtgttttatttcctttacaatGGCTACCACCTGCCCTGGGTGTTGAAATGCGGGATTGACCCCTGCCCCAATCTTGTCGACTGCTTCATTTCTAGGCCAACGGAGAAAACCGTGTTTACCATTTTCATGATTTCTGCCTCTGTGATCTGCATGCTGCTTAATGTGGCCGAGCTGTGTTACCTGCTGCTGAAAGTATGTTTTAGGAGATCAAAAAGGGCACAGACGCAAAGAGATCACCCCAACCATACCCTAAAAGAGAGTaagcaaaatgaaatgaatgagcTGATTTCAGATAGCGGTCAAAATGCAATCACAGGTTTTCCAAGTTAA